From a single Sporosarcina oncorhynchi genomic region:
- a CDS encoding ZIP family metal transporter — translation MAQVWVIGFLATFVGVGIGGGIATAIYRFKKSMSTIYAVCAGLLLGLLSFEIVPEALMLGDWLMFGVGFAVGLIVYEVIHRRFHQHPLIRKDPYKNHSIRTGLFLALVISIHNLPMGIVLGTSDHAEFSFAFLQAMILHTIPEGMILFMPLILAGVRFNVLFLISIVIAVPVAIGAFIGDLIGVQNSGIMALLISSTVGMIYMVTVKEILVESVRQSSNMYGGLVACAAFLVMGAYLWWL, via the coding sequence TTGGCACAAGTATGGGTAATTGGATTTTTAGCGACATTTGTTGGTGTCGGTATAGGCGGGGGTATAGCAACAGCGATCTATCGCTTTAAAAAGAGCATGAGCACAATTTATGCGGTTTGTGCAGGCTTACTGTTAGGTCTGTTAAGTTTTGAAATTGTACCAGAAGCGTTAATGTTGGGCGATTGGCTCATGTTTGGTGTTGGTTTTGCAGTGGGACTCATTGTGTATGAGGTCATTCATCGACGATTTCATCAGCACCCGCTTATCCGTAAAGACCCGTATAAGAATCATAGTATTCGTACAGGTCTATTCTTAGCCTTAGTCATTTCCATCCACAACTTACCGATGGGCATCGTCCTCGGAACAAGTGATCATGCAGAATTCAGCTTCGCTTTTTTACAAGCTATGATTTTGCATACAATACCTGAAGGCATGATTCTGTTCATGCCATTGATACTGGCGGGGGTGCGGTTCAATGTCTTGTTCCTTATCTCAATCGTCATTGCTGTACCCGTTGCAATCGGAGCTTTCATCGGAGATCTAATCGGCGTGCAAAATAGTGGTATTATGGCGCTCTTGATCAGTTCCACGGTCGGGATGATTTATATGGTGACGGTGAAAGAGATTTTAGTTGAGTCTGTGCGGCAATCTTCGAATATGTATGGGGGGCTTGTCGCTTGTGCTGCATTTTTGGTGATGGGGGCTTATTTGTGGTGGTTGTAG
- a CDS encoding VOC family protein yields MVKGFGGVFWRSKDVDGLKKWYKEVLGISMEDWNGTVLKSNSDNETILSFFKESNDYFPKEQSVMLNFQVENIEACMDHFNTIGVPLLKEPEKSEFGTFIWISDPEGRWIELWEK; encoded by the coding sequence ATAGTAAAAGGGTTCGGAGGCGTTTTTTGGAGGTCAAAAGATGTTGATGGATTAAAAAAATGGTATAAAGAAGTACTAGGTATTTCGATGGAAGATTGGAATGGTACGGTGTTAAAATCTAATTCCGATAACGAAACAATTCTATCCTTTTTTAAGGAAAGTAATGATTATTTTCCAAAAGAACAAAGTGTAATGTTGAATTTTCAAGTTGAAAATATCGAAGCTTGTATGGATCATTTCAACACGATTGGAGTACCCCTCTTAAAAGAACCTGAGAAAAGCGAGTTTGGAACATTTATTTGGATTTCGGATCCAGAGGGTAGATGGATTGAATTGTGGGAGAAATAA
- a CDS encoding NCS2 family permease produces the protein MFNLKENQTSAKTEVVAGFTTFFTMVYIIVVNPIILKDAGVPFDQVFTATIIATVIGTLWMALAANYPIAIAPGMGMNAYFAYSVVGTNGITYQTAFSAVFVAGLLFLILSLTPFRKVLIEAIPDNLKNAITAGIGLFIAFIGMRQAGMIVAHPSNLVALGDLHSPTVLFALLGLTVTIILMALKVNGALFLGMIVTAIIAVFTGHLSFDQGFVQVPSLPEGLIVSNPFTAFSDVWSHMLFPVVFSFLMVTIFDTTGAMIGVAKQAGLMKGNKLPRARQALMADSFAATAGSMFGTTPTTVYIESSAGVAAGGRTGLTTLTVAILFIVAAFFGPLVSAVSGLSSITAPALIIVGSLMMGAIAEIKWNEIDEAFPAFLIILSMPLTSSIATGIALGFVSLPILKVVTGKWREIHPLMYVFAVLFFYQLAFLPH, from the coding sequence TTGTTTAATTTAAAAGAAAATCAGACATCTGCCAAGACTGAAGTAGTGGCAGGCTTTACGACTTTTTTCACGATGGTCTATATTATCGTTGTCAATCCGATTATTTTAAAAGATGCGGGTGTGCCATTTGACCAAGTTTTCACCGCGACGATTATTGCAACTGTCATCGGAACGTTATGGATGGCACTAGCTGCCAACTATCCGATTGCAATTGCGCCTGGGATGGGCATGAATGCGTATTTTGCCTATTCAGTCGTCGGAACAAATGGCATTACATATCAAACAGCATTTTCCGCTGTTTTCGTTGCAGGACTCTTATTCCTCATTTTATCGTTGACACCTTTTAGGAAAGTGTTGATCGAAGCCATTCCCGATAACTTGAAAAATGCCATAACCGCAGGGATTGGCTTATTTATCGCCTTTATTGGAATGAGGCAGGCAGGCATGATTGTTGCCCATCCTTCCAATCTTGTGGCGCTCGGTGATCTTCATTCACCAACTGTGCTTTTTGCTTTGCTCGGGTTGACGGTTACGATCATTCTAATGGCGTTGAAGGTGAACGGTGCACTATTCCTTGGAATGATTGTAACGGCGATTATAGCTGTATTCACAGGGCATCTATCATTTGACCAAGGATTTGTTCAAGTGCCATCACTCCCTGAAGGCCTCATTGTATCCAATCCTTTCACGGCATTCTCAGATGTATGGAGTCATATGCTGTTTCCAGTTGTGTTCTCGTTTCTAATGGTAACGATTTTTGACACGACGGGTGCGATGATTGGTGTGGCGAAGCAAGCAGGGTTAATGAAGGGCAATAAACTGCCGCGAGCACGTCAAGCTTTAATGGCGGATTCATTTGCAGCAACAGCGGGTTCCATGTTCGGGACAACCCCGACGACCGTTTATATTGAATCATCTGCTGGGGTAGCGGCAGGGGGACGGACGGGGCTGACTACGTTAACAGTTGCTATTCTGTTCATCGTCGCAGCGTTTTTCGGACCGCTTGTCAGCGCGGTTTCGGGATTATCTTCAATTACAGCACCTGCGTTAATCATTGTCGGGAGCTTGATGATGGGCGCCATCGCGGAAATCAAATGGAACGAGATTGACGAAGCTTTCCCGGCGTTCTTAATCATTTTGAGTATGCCATTAACGTCGAGCATTGCGACTGGGATTGCGCTCGGATTCGTTTCGCTTCCAATCTTGAAAGTAGTGACTGGGAAGTGGCGTGAAATTCATCCACTCATGTATGTATTTGCAGTATTGTTCTTCTACCAATTGGCGTTTTTGCCGCATTAA
- a CDS encoding TetR/AcrR family transcriptional regulator has product MTIKKRLIMEKALELFAEQGFEATSVQQITDRCGMSKGAFYLSFKSKDELIAALIDYFTTQFTSNIDYLVKTTKNDDELLYKFFYTVFESFYKHSDFAKVLIKEQMRSFNKEFIIKMRSYDQMLENTILSMVERLYDEEVSRTKHDLVFCIKGFMKMYSELFIFYNTPLDLDLLAQSLKEKTNLLANHITIPFVSNELVQQFKQQSCKEVTKDQILGVIDQTIDDIEESIEKESLILLKQELLEPTLSRPLVKGLLENIQPHPHCKWAAYLLRGYFEF; this is encoded by the coding sequence ATGACGATAAAAAAACGGCTGATTATGGAAAAAGCGCTTGAATTATTTGCAGAACAAGGATTTGAAGCCACTTCTGTTCAACAGATTACAGATCGATGCGGGATGTCAAAAGGTGCTTTCTACTTATCATTCAAGTCAAAAGACGAACTTATTGCTGCATTAATCGATTATTTCACAACGCAGTTCACATCCAATATTGACTACCTGGTCAAAACCACAAAAAATGACGATGAACTTCTATATAAATTTTTCTATACCGTTTTCGAGTCCTTTTATAAACACTCTGACTTTGCCAAAGTGCTTATTAAAGAACAGATGAGATCGTTTAACAAGGAATTCATTATAAAAATGCGTTCGTACGATCAAATGTTGGAGAACACAATCTTATCGATGGTTGAACGTTTATACGATGAAGAAGTCAGTCGAACAAAACACGATTTAGTTTTCTGTATTAAAGGATTCATGAAGATGTATTCCGAGTTATTCATTTTCTACAACACACCATTGGATTTAGATTTACTTGCCCAATCGCTGAAAGAGAAAACAAATTTACTGGCTAACCATATTACAATCCCATTCGTTTCAAATGAGCTAGTCCAACAATTTAAACAACAATCTTGTAAAGAAGTGACAAAGGATCAGATCCTTGGCGTCATTGATCAAACGATAGATGATATTGAAGAATCTATTGAAAAAGAATCCTTAATACTACTAAAGCAAGAGCTACTCGAACCGACGTTAAGTCGTCCTTTAGTTAAAGGATTACTCGAAAATATTCAACCACATCCACATTGTAAATGGGCGGCTTATTTACTGCGGGGCTATTTTGAGTTTTGA
- a CDS encoding VOC family protein, whose protein sequence is MAIDIYLTFNGNCREAVEFYAEVFDTEKPKIMTFGENPPNPEYPLPEEAKNLVMHTRLDIDGSNIMFSDTFPGSPFTIGNNISIAYHSFEADKLQNVYDQLKEGGTIGIELQETFWAKLYGQVTDKFGVIWQFNLNSEDTAY, encoded by the coding sequence TTGGCTATTGATATTTATTTAACATTTAACGGAAATTGTCGTGAAGCTGTAGAATTTTACGCAGAGGTTTTTGATACAGAAAAACCGAAGATTATGACCTTTGGAGAGAATCCTCCAAATCCAGAATATCCTCTTCCCGAGGAAGCGAAGAATTTGGTCATGCATACTCGCTTGGATATAGATGGAAGCAATATAATGTTTTCAGATACATTCCCAGGTTCTCCATTTACAATTGGAAACAATATTAGCATCGCATATCATAGTTTTGAAGCGGATAAGCTGCAAAATGTTTATGATCAGCTTAAAGAAGGCGGAACAATTGGAATAGAGCTCCAAGAGACTTTCTGGGCAAAACTTTATGGACAGGTCACGGACAAGTTCGGTGTGATTTGGCAATTTAACTTAAATAGCGAAGACACAGCTTATTAA
- a CDS encoding tRNA dihydrouridine synthase: protein MSNEENFWLNLPKPFFILAPMEDVTDVVFRHVISEAGRPDVFFTEFTNTESYCHPDGRDSVRGRLTFTEDEQPLVAHIWGDKPEFFRQMSIDMKKLGFAGIDLNMGCPVPNVAAKGKGSGLIRRPDVAAELIQAAKAGGLPVSVKTRLGYIEVDEWREWLRHIFEQDIANLSIHLRTKKEMSKVDAHWELIPEIKKLRDEIAPNTLLTINGDIPDRATGLKLVEQYGVDGVMIGRGVFTNPFAFEKEPREHSVKEYLNLLLLQLDLHDQYSTETEPRPFKPLLRFFKIYIRGFRGAGELRNELMSTKTTDEVRRLIVPLLDQDLD, encoded by the coding sequence ATGAGTAACGAAGAAAATTTTTGGCTTAATTTACCGAAGCCGTTCTTTATATTAGCACCAATGGAAGATGTAACAGATGTAGTATTCCGTCACGTCATTTCTGAAGCAGGTCGCCCTGACGTGTTTTTCACTGAATTCACAAATACCGAAAGTTACTGCCATCCAGACGGAAGAGACAGTGTGCGAGGACGACTCACATTCACAGAAGACGAACAACCGCTTGTCGCACATATTTGGGGAGATAAACCCGAATTCTTTAGGCAGATGAGTATTGATATGAAAAAACTCGGTTTTGCCGGGATTGACCTGAACATGGGTTGTCCGGTACCAAACGTCGCGGCCAAAGGAAAAGGGTCAGGTTTAATACGACGTCCAGACGTTGCAGCGGAACTGATTCAAGCTGCAAAAGCCGGCGGATTACCGGTCAGCGTCAAAACGAGACTTGGCTACATCGAAGTGGACGAATGGCGCGAATGGCTCAGACATATTTTCGAACAGGACATCGCCAATCTATCCATTCACCTTCGTACGAAAAAGGAAATGAGTAAAGTGGATGCACACTGGGAACTCATTCCTGAAATCAAGAAATTGCGTGATGAAATTGCACCAAACACACTGTTAACGATCAACGGAGATATACCTGACCGTGCAACCGGCTTGAAATTAGTGGAGCAATACGGTGTGGACGGTGTTATGATTGGCCGCGGAGTATTCACAAATCCATTTGCATTTGAAAAGGAACCGAGAGAACATAGTGTGAAAGAATACCTTAACCTACTGCTCTTGCAACTAGATCTACACGATCAATATTCAACAGAAACGGAACCGCGTCCATTCAAACCACTTCTGCGTTTCTTCAAAATTTACATTCGTGGATTTAGAGGTGCGGGTGAACTGAGAAATGAATTAATGAGTACGAAGACGACGGATGAAGTAAGACGTTTGATCGTACCGTTGTTGGACCAGGATTTGGATTGA
- a CDS encoding DUF2165 family protein, whose translation MNTIALRLLKIVVLLFAGFFGLFVFAGNLMDYNSNYEFVHHVLSMDSTFEGNSLMWRAIESETMHTVAYWGLIIAEGIFSLLAFIGVYHMFKNIKGSGRQFNNAKSFGYYAFILGFAIWFFGFVVIGSEWFAMWQSQIWNGKETAMDITTVWIGFAILLALKDEDLEV comes from the coding sequence ATGAATACAATCGCATTACGTTTATTGAAAATAGTTGTATTATTATTTGCAGGATTTTTTGGACTCTTTGTTTTTGCAGGGAACTTGATGGATTATAATTCGAATTATGAATTCGTTCACCATGTGTTATCGATGGACTCTACGTTTGAAGGAAACTCCTTGATGTGGCGTGCAATTGAAAGCGAAACGATGCATACTGTAGCTTATTGGGGGTTGATTATCGCTGAAGGTATCTTTAGTTTACTTGCATTTATTGGCGTTTATCATATGTTTAAAAACATTAAAGGATCAGGCCGACAATTCAATAATGCAAAATCATTCGGTTATTATGCATTCATTTTAGGTTTTGCAATTTGGTTCTTCGGCTTCGTCGTTATCGGAAGCGAATGGTTCGCGATGTGGCAATCACAAATTTGGAATGGTAAAGAAACAGCAATGGACATCACGACAGTGTGGATTGGCTTTGCCATCTTACTTGCTTTAAAAGATGAAGATTTAGAAGTTTGA
- a CDS encoding DUF4177 domain-containing protein has translation MISVYEYQIKSIKLKHTREGFLPTEDYTSIITRFAEKGWRFVQLVDFSNFAADEQHIDLVFERTKK, from the coding sequence GTGATTAGTGTGTATGAGTATCAGATTAAGAGTATAAAATTGAAACACACTCGTGAAGGATTTTTACCTACGGAAGACTACACCTCTATAATTACCAGGTTTGCTGAAAAAGGTTGGAGGTTTGTACAGCTCGTTGATTTCTCGAACTTTGCTGCTGACGAACAGCATATTGACCTTGTATTTGAAAGGACAAAAAAATAG
- a CDS encoding sugar transferase, translated as MQKDSGRLLLENAAGITLSQVGKRLFDILMSSLLIVCLSPLFIILSVLILFKSGRPVFFLQERVGKNDLPFTIFKFRSMNYSKHNPDRHAYDWKEGVPDHFTFKTAFDETVTPLGRVLRKYSLDELPQLFNVLFGDMSLVGPRPEIPEITTHYTTKQAQRLKVKPGITGYAQVNGRSEIDHGKKIELDLYYVENQSFRLDLRIIWLTMICVVIGKGSF; from the coding sequence TTGCAAAAGGACAGTGGAAGATTATTACTTGAAAATGCGGCAGGCATCACTTTATCTCAAGTTGGAAAGCGATTATTCGATATACTAATGAGCTCTCTTCTTATAGTATGTTTAAGTCCGCTTTTCATTATTTTATCTGTATTGATTCTTTTTAAATCTGGCAGACCGGTGTTTTTTCTGCAGGAAAGAGTAGGAAAGAACGATTTGCCTTTTACAATCTTCAAGTTTAGAAGTATGAATTACTCAAAGCATAATCCCGATAGACATGCATATGATTGGAAAGAGGGCGTTCCAGATCATTTTACTTTCAAAACTGCCTTTGATGAAACGGTAACGCCTTTAGGAAGAGTTCTGAGGAAATATAGCTTGGACGAGTTACCGCAATTATTCAATGTCTTATTTGGAGATATGAGTTTAGTAGGTCCGAGACCGGAAATCCCTGAGATTACAACACATTATACTACCAAACAGGCTCAACGACTAAAAGTTAAACCAGGCATCACAGGATATGCACAGGTTAACGGCCGTTCAGAAATTGATCATGGTAAGAAAATTGAACTTGATCTTTATTATGTTGAAAATCAGTCATTCCGATTAGATTTGAGAATTATTTGGTTAACGATGATTTGTGTGGTGATTGGGAAAGGGTCTTTTTAA
- a CDS encoding efflux RND transporter permease subunit, whose amino-acid sequence MKGLVNFVLKNKLAVWLLTIIIVVSGIYSGTRMKTETLPDISIPFLMVMDVYPGATPEQVMKDVSIPLEKAVDNLENVKSVFSNSYANVSNIQIEYEYGVDMDEAKRALASALDAVTLPEDAQKPQISAISLNMLPVVALSVSSETEDIVELTSTVEEILLPKIEKLDGVASANITGQHIEEVELTYDDDKMAELGITMEDVKQMIQASDLAVSLGLYEFEEGEQAVAVDGKFMTVDELKGMLIPVTPSASNPSPFVKLDEIATIELVGKVESVSRTNGEDAIAIQIIKGQQANTVDVVNAVKDLIKKEEKAIDGLIIDISLDQGAPIEASVSTMIEKALFGGLIAIFIIMLFLRDIKSTIISIISIPVSIFMALLLLNWLGITLNIMTLGAITVAIGRVIDDSIVVVENIYRRLHLKTEKLSGRALVREATIEMFKPIMSSTLVTVAVFAPLIFVGGMVGELFMPFALTMSFALGASLIVAITIVPALSHFLFKKKLYGEKTESRHKEMGKMATSYKGILSWTLNHKWITSIISVVLLAGSVALMPLIGFSFLGSEEEKTMYLTYTPETGELLDETLANIEEVEQELLKRDDIDIVQLSVTEAGNPMSAMMGGGGSNGALMFLIFDPDMKDFPKARTEVEEYVFNVSQSGEWKSQNFGAMGMSTNEVSYTFYSENLDRLNEAVAMVEDVMNDNKRLEDISSSTQDAYVEYKFKVEQDELLQYGLTTGQIVMMLNPMRTNDVLTTIEKDGNMLNVTIQQEEAEQPKSVDELLATEIPTALGTSMKLSELVTVQEGTTLNSLSRSKGEFYASVSGTITDADISKATSEVDKAIDKLELPKGVTMEVAGVAADMTETFTQLIMAMLAAIAIVYFILVVTFREGVAPFAILVSLPFAVIGSFVGLLIAGETISVSVMMGLLMLIGIVVTNAIVLVDRIIRMERSGLQMREAVLEAGATRLRPILMTAIATIGALIPLAIGTGGGGGLISKGLGITVIGGLISSTLLTLIVVPIVYEILSKLFKKNRIEIEED is encoded by the coding sequence ATGAAAGGTTTAGTCAATTTCGTACTGAAAAATAAATTGGCAGTTTGGTTGCTGACAATAATCATTGTCGTATCAGGTATTTATTCTGGTACGCGTATGAAAACAGAAACACTTCCGGACATATCCATACCGTTTTTAATGGTGATGGATGTATATCCGGGTGCAACACCTGAGCAAGTTATGAAAGATGTTTCGATACCGCTTGAAAAAGCAGTTGATAATCTTGAAAACGTGAAATCGGTGTTTTCAAACTCCTATGCGAACGTATCGAATATTCAAATTGAATATGAATACGGAGTAGATATGGATGAAGCGAAACGGGCGCTCGCGTCTGCACTGGACGCGGTTACTTTACCAGAAGACGCTCAAAAACCGCAGATTTCCGCAATAAGCTTGAATATGTTACCTGTTGTTGCGCTAAGTGTGAGTAGTGAAACAGAAGATATCGTTGAACTTACATCGACAGTGGAAGAAATCCTTCTTCCGAAAATCGAAAAGCTTGACGGTGTTGCTTCTGCCAACATAACAGGACAGCATATCGAAGAAGTTGAACTTACGTATGATGATGACAAAATGGCTGAACTGGGCATAACGATGGAAGATGTCAAACAGATGATCCAGGCAAGCGACTTGGCAGTTTCCTTAGGCCTGTATGAATTTGAAGAAGGTGAACAAGCCGTTGCAGTAGATGGTAAATTCATGACGGTAGATGAATTGAAAGGCATGCTGATTCCCGTCACACCATCAGCATCCAATCCATCTCCATTTGTGAAGCTTGATGAGATTGCAACAATTGAACTTGTTGGTAAAGTGGAATCGGTCTCCCGTACAAATGGAGAAGATGCCATTGCCATTCAAATTATTAAAGGTCAACAAGCTAATACAGTAGACGTTGTGAATGCAGTGAAAGATTTAATCAAAAAAGAAGAAAAAGCAATTGATGGTTTAATCATTGATATCTCACTTGACCAGGGAGCGCCGATTGAAGCATCCGTTTCAACGATGATTGAAAAGGCATTGTTTGGTGGTCTAATCGCGATATTCATTATTATGCTATTCCTTCGTGACATTAAGTCGACGATTATTTCAATTATATCCATACCTGTTTCGATCTTTATGGCGTTATTGCTGTTGAACTGGTTAGGAATTACGCTGAACATTATGACGCTCGGGGCAATTACGGTAGCAATCGGGCGAGTAATCGATGACTCCATTGTCGTTGTCGAAAATATATACCGGCGCTTGCATTTGAAGACAGAGAAATTATCCGGTCGGGCACTTGTACGTGAAGCGACGATTGAGATGTTCAAACCGATTATGTCATCCACATTAGTGACGGTCGCTGTTTTCGCTCCGCTGATCTTTGTTGGCGGGATGGTAGGCGAACTGTTCATGCCTTTCGCATTGACGATGTCATTTGCGCTTGGTGCTTCGCTCATCGTTGCGATCACAATTGTGCCAGCGCTTTCGCATTTCCTGTTTAAGAAAAAGTTATACGGTGAGAAGACGGAAAGCCGCCATAAGGAAATGGGTAAAATGGCGACAAGTTACAAAGGGATTCTGAGTTGGACACTGAATCATAAGTGGATTACGTCCATCATTTCTGTTGTCCTTCTAGCGGGTAGTGTGGCTTTGATGCCATTGATTGGTTTCAGCTTCCTCGGCAGTGAAGAAGAGAAGACGATGTATTTGACGTACACGCCAGAAACGGGCGAATTGTTGGATGAAACATTGGCCAACATTGAAGAAGTGGAACAGGAACTATTGAAACGCGACGACATTGATATCGTCCAGTTGTCCGTGACAGAAGCGGGCAATCCGATGTCTGCCATGATGGGTGGAGGCGGTTCAAACGGGGCATTGATGTTCCTTATCTTTGATCCTGATATGAAAGACTTCCCTAAAGCACGTACGGAAGTAGAAGAGTATGTATTCAATGTCAGTCAAAGCGGCGAATGGAAGAGCCAAAACTTTGGCGCAATGGGCATGTCTACTAACGAAGTGAGTTACACATTCTACAGTGAAAATCTAGATCGGCTCAATGAAGCCGTCGCGATGGTAGAAGATGTTATGAACGACAATAAGCGACTCGAAGATATTTCTTCAAGCACACAAGATGCTTATGTCGAATATAAATTCAAAGTTGAGCAGGATGAACTGCTGCAGTACGGTTTGACAACTGGACAGATTGTCATGATGCTCAACCCTATGCGCACAAATGATGTACTCACGACAATAGAAAAAGACGGCAATATGTTGAATGTAACGATTCAGCAGGAAGAAGCTGAACAGCCGAAATCAGTTGATGAATTGCTGGCTACTGAAATACCGACTGCATTAGGGACGTCAATGAAGCTTTCTGAACTTGTTACTGTTCAGGAAGGTACGACATTGAATTCACTTTCCCGCAGCAAAGGAGAATTTTACGCATCGGTTTCAGGTACAATCACAGATGCGGATATTTCAAAAGCAACATCTGAAGTCGATAAAGCAATTGATAAATTAGAATTGCCAAAAGGCGTTACAATGGAAGTTGCCGGTGTTGCGGCGGATATGACAGAAACCTTCACACAACTTATTATGGCGATGCTCGCAGCGATTGCGATTGTATACTTCATCCTCGTAGTGACATTCCGTGAAGGAGTCGCACCGTTTGCCATACTCGTTTCTCTGCCATTCGCAGTCATTGGATCATTCGTTGGTCTGTTGATAGCAGGTGAAACGATTTCTGTATCGGTTATGATGGGACTATTGATGTTGATTGGTATCGTTGTGACGAATGCCATTGTCCTCGTGGATCGGATTATCCGTATGGAACGCAGTGGATTGCAAATGCGTGAAGCAGTTCTTGAAGCGGGGGCTACACGATTGCGTCCGATTCTAATGACGGCCATAGCAACAATTGGCGCACTCATTCCGCTTGCAATTGGCACGGGCGGCGGAGGCGGTTTAATCTCCAAAGGCCTTGGTATTACAGTCATTGGTGGATTAATCAGTTCGACACTATTAACGCTCATCGTCGTTCCAATTGTCTACGAGATACTATCCAAACTATTTAAGAAAAATCGTATTGAAATCGAAGAAGATTGA
- a CDS encoding DUF2500 domain-containing protein gives MGYVPTNNTMDILTSILMTLVPFIIIGVFVFMIVRAFKQYTSNNRAPKLSLPAQLVTKRTDTYGGTNNSTTTTHYHVTFQVESGDRMEFQTNGDHYGLVAEGDFGILTYQGTRYLDFERKS, from the coding sequence ATGGGATATGTTCCTACTAATAATACAATGGATATACTAACATCCATATTAATGACATTGGTGCCCTTCATCATTATCGGCGTCTTCGTCTTTATGATTGTCAGGGCTTTTAAACAATATACATCCAACAACAGAGCGCCAAAGCTATCACTTCCTGCACAGCTAGTGACGAAACGGACTGACACCTATGGCGGGACTAATAATTCTACCACCACAACACACTATCATGTTACGTTTCAAGTGGAAAGCGGAGATCGGATGGAGTTTCAGACGAACGGAGACCATTATGGATTGGTAGCTGAAGGAGACTTTGGCATCCTGACATACCAGGGAACGAGGTATTTGGATTTCGAACGTAAAAGTTAA
- a CDS encoding YfhE family protein — MNKKREPHEQMTEKNNHLSSAQEVTYQNDFNKADKAAKDVENRMDKNSPSADTEN; from the coding sequence ATGAATAAGAAAAGAGAACCCCATGAACAGATGACCGAGAAAAATAATCATCTCAGTTCTGCCCAAGAAGTGACATATCAAAACGATTTTAATAAGGCAGACAAGGCTGCAAAAGACGTAGAGAATAGGATGGATAAAAATTCACCTTCTGCGGATACAGAAAACTAA